In Triticum urartu cultivar G1812 chromosome 6, Tu2.1, whole genome shotgun sequence, the following proteins share a genomic window:
- the LOC125513707 gene encoding histone H4, with translation MSGRGKGGKGLGKGGAKRHRKVLRDNIQGITKPAIRRLARRGGVKRISGLIYEETRGVLKIFLENVIRDAVTYTEHARRKTVTAMDVVYALKRQGRTLYGFGG, from the coding sequence ATGTCCGGCCGTGGCAAGGGCGGGAAGGGGCTGGGCAAGGGCGGCGCCAAGCGTCATCGGAAGGTGCTGCGCGACAACATCCAGGGCATCACCAAGCCGGCCATCCGTCGTctggcgcggcggggcggcgtgaAGCGCATCTCGGGGCTCATCTACGAGGAGACCCGCGGCGTGCTCAAGATCTTCCTGGAGAACGTCATCCGCGACGCCGTCACCTACACCGAGCACGCCCGCCGCAAGACCGTCACCGCCATGGACGTCGTCTACGCGCTCAAGCGCCAGGGCCGCACCCTCTACGGATTCGGCGGCT
- the LOC125513705 gene encoding probable ribose-5-phosphate isomerase 3, chloroplastic, whose amino-acid sequence MAAAATATAVRLHAAATRRAAPRRPARLAVRADAARAATALTQDDLKRLAAVRAVEQVQSGMVLGLGTGSTAAFAVAEIGALLASGKLSGIVGVPTSKRTFEQATSLGIPLSTLDDHPVIDLAIDGADEVDPDLNLVKGRGGALLREKMVEAASGKFVVVVDETKLVTGLGGSGLAMPVEVVQFCWKHNQVRLQDLFNEEGCEAKLRLNEDGKPYVTDNSNYIVDLYFKTPIRDALGAGKAIAALEGVVEHGLFLNMATSVIIAGSDGVSVKTK is encoded by the exons ATGGCCGCCGCCGCGACCGCCACCGCCGTCCGCCTCCACGCGGCGGCCACGCgacgcgccgccccgcgccggccGGCGCGCCTCGCGGTGCGCGCGGACGCCgcgcgggcggcgacggcgctGACGCAGGACGACCTCAAGCGGCTCGCGGCGGTGCGCGCGGTGGAGCAGGTGCAGAGCGGCATGGTCCTGGGGCTCGGGACGGGTTCCACGGCCGCCTTCGCCGTCGCCGAGATCGGCGCGCTCCTCGCCAGCGGGAAGCTCTCCGGCATCGTCGGCGTGCCCACCTCCAAGCGCACCTTCGAGCAGGCCACGTCGCTCGGGATCCCGCTCTCCACGCTCGACGACCACCCCGTCATCGACCTCGCCATCGACGGCGCCGACGAG GTCGACCCAGATCTTAACCTTGTCAAAGGGCGGGGTGGAGCCCTTCTCCGAGAGAAGATGGTCGAGGCCGCGTCAGGAaagttcgtcgtcgtcgtcgatgAGACGAAGCTGGTTACCGGCCTGGGAGGGAGCGGCCTCGCCATGCCGGTGGAGGTCGTGCAGTTCTGCTGGAAGCACAACCAAGTAAGGCTGCAGGATCTGTTCAACGAAGAAGGCTGCGAGGCAAAGCTGAGACTGAACGAGGATGGCAAGCCCTACGTTACCGACAACTCGAACTACATTGTCGATTTATACTTCAAGACGCCGATCAGGGACGCGTTGGGCGCGGGCAAGGCGATTGCGGCTTTGGAAGGAGTTGTTGAGCATGGGCTGTTCTTGAACATGGCAACTTCAGTGATCATTGCCGGATCCGACGGCGTCAGTGTCAAAACAAAGTGA